In Dermacentor silvarum isolate Dsil-2018 chromosome 2, BIME_Dsil_1.4, whole genome shotgun sequence, the following proteins share a genomic window:
- the LOC125943553 gene encoding uncharacterized protein LOC125943553, which translates to MGFRKQVMLALILLSLCVATTVRAGYPVHSGFVLPRIHGTIGPRILPVTPLGLSAATTSTDTLPPPNLAAGTFHGVPPVLEKYPLPSYPLAPPSAETHAGGISPVVFPRPPIGPVSHYPVRAVHSAFGPLPSFPVKSGPPAPTVGGAIVGGRPAVRAFVPQIPVITKVATPVLVPGSNSEPVYPPHPYEFGYDIVDEFGNTQYRHETSDAHNNKRGSYGYTDANGISRRVDYVADANGFRAHIRTNEPGTASSAPAGAVYDSKPVAVSTGIIKSQRGDLLLKAGGHDGKSNAGRVLFVSPVKPHPAIVSPTVPYLGGASGGHRTVIAPARVVLGGRFTRLHGPPTTVVNSASPVVVGGRTTLVGADVSGGPQDAAGVVATKVLTAPAATDENGAHATLGVVALQGNYHHLVAGHDYKAKSR; encoded by the exons ATGGGTTTCAGGAAGCAGGTCATGCTAGCTTTG ATTCTGCTGAGTCTTTGCGTGGCTACGACCGTACGAGCCGGCTACCCCGTGCACTCGGGCTTCGTCCTTCCCCGGATACATGGAACCATCGGACCACGAATACTTCCAGTGACGCCACTAGGCCTTTCAGCAGCCACGACAAGTACGGACACATTACCGCCACCGAATTTGGCCGCTGGAACATTCCACGGAGTCCCACCGGTGCTCGAGAAGTACCCGCTCCCATCCTACCCGCTGGCTCCCCCTTCCGCGGAAACACACGCCGGTGGAATATCCCCTGTCGTTTTCCCACGTCCACCCATCGGGCCGGTATCGCACTATCCGGTGCGCGCAGTACACAGCGCCTTTGGCCCGCTTCCGTCTTTCCCCGTTAAGTCGGGTCCTCCGGCCCCTACCGTTGGTGGTGCCATAGTGGGAGGTAGACCAGCAGTGCGCGCTTTCGTGCCACAGATTCCTGTCATCACCAAGGTGGCTACACCAGTCTTGGTGCCCGGTTCAAACTCGGAGCCTGTCTAC CCCCCGCACCCGTACGAGTTCGGCTATGATATTGTGGACGAGTTTGGCAACACCCAGTACCGGCACGAGACCAGCGACGCGCACAACAACAAGCGTGGTTCTTACGGCTACACTGACGCCAACGGCATCTCCCGCCGGGTGGACTATGTGGCGGATGCCAATGGCTTCCGTGCTCACATTCGCACCAACGAACCCGGCACGGCCTCCTCGGCACCGGCTGGTGCAGTCTACGACTCCAAGCCTGTGGCAGTCAGCACAGGCATCATCAAATCTCAGCGTGGAGACTTGCTCCTCAAGGCGGGCGGCCATGACGGGAAGTCAAATGCAGGAAGGGTGCTGTTTGTAAGCCCGGTGAAGCCCCATCCAGCCATCGTTTCTCCAACCGTGCCCTACTTAGGAGGAGCAAGTGGTGGGCATCGGACGGTTATTGCACCGGCTCGCGTCGTCCTCGGAGGAAGGTTCACTCGTCTTCACGGGCCACCGACGACAGTGGTTAACAGTGCGAGCCCCGTCGTTGTGGGTGGTCGCACTACCCTTGTCGGCGCGGACGTTAGCGGCGGCCCTCAAGATGCCGCGGGTGTCGTGGCCACCAAGGTTCTGACAGCTCCCGCAGCCACTGATGAAAACGGTGCCCATGCGACGCTCGGAGTAGTCGCGCTACAGGGCAATTATCACCACCTAGTAGCTGGTCATGACTACAAAGCTAAAAGTCGCTAA